Below is a window of Humulus lupulus chromosome 9, drHumLupu1.1, whole genome shotgun sequence DNA.
ataaacatatggTACTGAgtatgtattttgataaaacaccgagtcccaaatgagtatttaccctaAATGTTATTCTAAATTTTTATATAGTTACACAATTTTACTATTTGTACATATACGACACTTATATATAaaactaggtagaagcaacgtgcaatgtacgtttgtttagttttaaagttgtaaatattgtctataattttaataaaaactggtttagtgtttaaaaaaaatataataaaatgaattatagttctatagtatatataaatatttatatcaataatctctatatatatatatgatatttaaatacaatattgacataaatatatatttacatagctatatgccatatatatataaaatacaataatatttaaaaataatttaataatagaaataaaattaatgtagagagtagtatacatgcatcgactatttttagtttcttatgtatctcacaatgtcctttggtgaatttgatgaacaaAAAGAGCTCTaattacttgataaaaaataaattatcacacaaatttacaAGATAAAAAAAcgatatgtatgcatttattatttttaaataaaagtgatttaattatttaatttatcataaaatatcttaaaaatatcctattttaattaattaatttttttttgtttaagtttgtgtttgttctagtttttgaatttggcagtgacaacaacaaattatatattatatgtttaatataatattaagtttaattaaattttatttaagttataaaatatatggttttattatttttaaataattatcattgtaaaatatctcaaaaatatcatatttcaatttgtttaattattcatttatttaattttatttaagcttaagtcatgtttacaatttaccgttaaatataaaaatattctcttaaatttaatggaaaaaaataaaaaaatagttaaaactaaaaatttctattatctacacatttttttttatataaaagagatatttaTAATGcttattgttatttaatatgaatatatataagtTAAGTTTAGTAATAAAAACAAGTAATATGTGTTTTTGTtttaatataaatgataattttttaataaaaattaaaattatgtattatttattattataatagtgatattttataacatttaaatttatattaatatatcaaatattataataatactttataatatttaaacttatataagtattaaatatttattataccAAAATTTTATAAGGATTTTGTATTCTATATTATTTTTTGACATAATATCtatgatatattattataataatatcttataacatttgtatatatattaacataattattaattattattatatattattttaataatgctatattataatatttgaatttatattttattaaatatctattttattatatttttttaattaattttaaaggtatattctgttatatatttataatattttattaaaaaaaagttaaaacaaaaaaaataagttaaatacattctttttatatatattgtatatttaaatgaaaaaataaaataattgttacAGCCGGATAAGATCATATCATTTTGATCCGTGTTTAAAGCTGATTatgttttcaattaaaaaaatgatCCATTTTATTGGTGTAATAAAATCTGTTAATTTTAGTGTTGTGTTGAACAAGCTTTGAGCAAAATAAAAGAAGACCTATTAACTTTGTTTGTGTTGGAGAAGCTATCAGCTGTGGTCTTGCCACGTAAGCATCACAGATCGACATAATGACGTGGAAAAATCAGAACCCTTGATAGCTACACCCCATTTtttcaaacaagaagaaaaaaaagaatctTTTAAACCCGCCAAACCAAAAACACGGTGAAACTTTGGGCGCCTTGGAAAATTGGCGGGTTTAAATTCAAAAGGCCCCAAAACTAAAATATTGGaagaaagaacaagaagaacaactTTTCGCTTTGGTCTCAGTCTCAGAAACCAGAACAGAgatctcagaagaaaaaaaaaagtagaaagATTAGCTCTCTGATTTgaacagaagaagaaaaatgatggCGGATCCGAATCACCTCGAGAGAATGGGCAGAGAACTCAAGTGCCCCATTTGGTATTTCCGAACAACTATTTTTGACATGTTTAACATTTCTTAGCTATTTGATTTCACTTTCTGTTAAtggatttcttttcttttctttctttctagttTGAGCCTACTGAATGCCGCGGCTACACTGAATTGCAATCATGTTTTCTGCAAGTAAGTGCTATTCTTCCAGAACAAGTTTGGTGGGTTTTTCTTTTAGGGTTTATATCGTATTGATTTTTTGATGCTAGCTGTGGTTTTGTTTTTTCAGTTCATGTATTGTGAAATCGATGAAATCAGATTCTAATTGTCCTGTCTGTAAAGTTCCATATCGACGTAGAGGTATGTGTTTGATGCTTTTATGATGAGGCAATTTATCGGTTTTTAGTGTTCAAATGAAGCACAGCATATCAGAATAGAAATACCATCACAAATCAAGCTAAAATGATTTAAAAGAAATTGTTAATCTACAGCTCTAAGTTTGTAGACCAAGCTAACATAAGCCGGCGTATTGGGTTTGTGATACTGTGATTTTAGTGGTTGTTTTAGAAATGGTTGGCTTTGTTGTTCTAACTTCTCTTATCATTTTTGGTGTCTACTACCTTTTGCTGCAGAGATTCGCCCTGTTCCTCACATGGACAACTTGGTTAGCATTTACAAAAGTATGGAGGTTGCTTCAGGAATGAACATATTTATCACTCAGAATGCGTCTGCTTCTAAATCATCAGGTACGTAGCTATACAGGTTTTTGACATGCAAGGATGCCAAAAAAAATGTTATACAGGAACTGTGTGGTTAATAATGTCAGTCACAGAAATTATTAGGATTTTGACACAAACATAGACGCACAAAAGCATTTTAATTATGTTCTTATGAATTCTGTTCCCTACCATATTAAAATCTTAATTTTGCCTGTCAAAGTCTTCATTCTGATTTCCATGAATTTGGGCACTTTTTTTAGAGTAACAGTCTTAAGAGTTGTTTTGAACCCAAGCTTTGATATATTTTTCGTAGTATAAGTTCATTGTACAAGAATAGGGCACACATGCATGCTACTTTTTTTTCGAAATGCCCTTTTGGTCTGAGTTATTTTTTTCCTTCATATTATTTCCACATTACAGGTGGAAAACAGCTAGTGGATGATTGCAACATTCAGAACAGACATGATTCTGACCAAATTTGTATAGGAAAACAGGATACTTTCAAAGAACAAGGATCAATAGGAAAATGTAACTCTGATCTTAAAGTTTTTGATTCTGGTCATGCGAAACTTTCATTTCCAGCCAAGAAAAGAATTCAGGTGCCACATTCACAACCTGAAGGTGTTGATAAATTATCTGAAAAGAGCTCTAAAATTATTGGGAAGAAGCCTATTGTTGATGAGAAGGGACTGAATCTTTCACCTTTCTTTTGGTTGAGAGATGAAGAAAATTTAAGTCAGCAAACTTGTACCGATTCATTCATTAATATGTCACATCCAGCTGTCCCTGCTTTCAGTGATATCAAAGATTCGGATGATGAAAAATCGTTTAAATTGACCCCTGAAGTGAGTACATATTAGTGTGTTTCTGCTATGCTGGCTTTCTGTTAGgtcatgtatttttttaattaaaacaatcaaGAATCAACTAAGACTGAGTAATATGATTTATGAACTAACAAAATTATTGCAGACCTTGACAATATTGCCACTAACTGTCTTCATTTTTCTGATCTTATGTAGAGAGGAGAATCTGGTAAATCCTATAATGTTGCTGATATGTTTGATAGTGAAATGTTTGAATGGACACAAAGAGCTTGCTCCCCTGAATTGTGTACAAGTCCTTTTAAGACGCAGGTATAATATAACATCATATATATTGCTACATTTTCATCCCATATGACATTTGTCTATTTTAATTTCCAGTTTTGTGAAGACAGTAACTTTACTAAATCAAAAGAGAATGCAGGTTGCTGAAACTGATGACTTGGTAGTTCAAGGGGAAGGCCTGAAAGAAGTACCAAAGGGCAAAAAAAGAGGTAAAGTAGTGCCCGCTAGAACAGAAGATGACATTTGCACTAATGAATTGAATGACTCTTCCCTTCCTGGAACCAACTATGCTAGTGATCAAGCGGGTTGTCAGAGTTCTAAGAAGAGAGGTCGGAAGGAAAAAAAGGCAGTTGGAGCCACTTGTCCTCAGAAAAATGCTAAGGAAGTTGGAATTAGTGTAGATTCAAATGAGAAAGGTCAAGAAATGCTCAATGCTTATAAAATGCAAGTTGCTGATGAATTGGTAGTTCAAGCAGAAGACCTGAAAGTACTACAAGGTAAAACAAGAGGCAAAAAAGTGCTAGCTAGAAAACAAGATAATGGATGCACCAATGAATTTTGTGACACTTCCCTTCCTGGAACAACCAATGCTAATGATCAAGCAGGTTGTCAGAGTTCTAAGAAGAGAGGTCGGAAGGTGAAAAAAGAAGTTGGAGCCACATGTCCTGAGAAAAATGCTAAGGAAGCTCTTGGAATCAGTGATGATTCCAATGAGAAAGGTCAAGAGAGGCTCAATACTTTTAAAAGAGCTAAGAAAATTCTTGCTGCCTCTGATGGAGCTGAAACATTAGATGAAGGTAATAAAGACACTAGAACTGAATTGCCTATTTCCTTAGGGAAAAAGAAGAGATGCAAGGATTTAACCTCAAAGAAGCCTGGATCCAACTGTGACAAGATCCATGTCCAGAACCAGATACAGCATCCAGTGAGATTAAAAAAGCAAAGGCTCGGTAGTATGCAAAATGATTCTGAAGAAGCATCTACCGTGAAAAACCAAACAACTGAGGATGCCATTGCTAATTTATCTGCTTTATTAGTTCCTCTAGCCAATAAGATCAAACCCTCTGAATCTATGAATGAACCCAGCAAACTTTCCAGTAAAGCTAATTCAAGTGATCATGGATTGAGGAACAAAAGAAAGTTGAAAGTGTCATTTATAGGGGACTCTACGGGTGAAATAGCTGATGACATTCCAAAAAAATTGGATGTTGGAAGTTTGACTGATCCATCTAAAGTGAAGAAACTTTCTTTGACTGATGATAAGGTATTGCAGAGATGCCAGAACATCCCCAGTAAAATTCAATGTGCCTTTTGTCTTTCTTCTGAAGAGTCGGAGGTATTTACTTTAGCTTGATTTCTTTGTCATGTAACATCCACTCCCTCATATATACACTATCCATTGATATTCTAAACCTGTAAATATACATTCATATTTGCCAAACCAAAATTACAGGCTTCTGGAGAGATGGTTCACTACTACAATGGAAGACCGGTTGCTGCAGATTACAATGGAGGATCCAAGGTCATACATTCACACCGAAGTTGCACTGAATGGTAAAAAAATTTCTGagtacaaaaatatattttctttccaTGCTGGTGCATTTAACATATTTTCTGCTTTTATATGTGTGTAGTTAAGTTTTCTGTCATTTACTAAAGAAGCTGCAAGTAAGTTGGATGGGCTGGTCGTGATGGGATAAGCTACTCTAGTGTCTTACTAATGAGACATTATCTTTTGTGTTTTTTAATATATTGAGTCTTGACTTTGACAGTGGTAATAGGATTAGTGAGGGAATTGAAGCTTTTAAATGTTAGTGTTTACAACTTTCTTTAGGCTGATTAAGTTGTAAAAATATGTGAAGGGCACCAAATGTGTACTTTGAAGATGATGTTGCTATCAATCTTGAAGCTGAATTAACTAGAAGTCGAAGAATTAAATGTAGTTGCTGTGGAACTAAAGGGGCTGCCCTTGGTTGTTATGAGAAGTGTTGTCGCAAGAGCTTCCATGTGACCTGTGCCAAGTTGATGCCTCAATGCCGATGGGATATGGTACCTGTTAGAAACAAAAATTTCCTTTCAGAACTTTTATTGGTTTTTACTTGTTTTTGAAAAGAATATATTCTAAAATCTTGGTTGTATTTCAGGTAAACTTTGTTATGTTGTGCCCACTTCATCCTGATTCTAACTTCCACAGTGAAAGTTCGGAATCACAGGCAAGAAAGAGGACTTGCGACCCTAGAAAGTAAGTAGATCCTTTTGGAAAGTTCCAATTATTTACATGAGCCAGACAAAGAAATACTGGACTAacattcttattcttcttttcttttatcaTGCTCAGGTCATCAACTGCTCAGCATAATAAAGTTAAGCATGATCTTGGTACCTCTCCTAGATCATCTGTTCAACATAATAAAATTGCTGTTAAGCATGATCTTGTTACCTCTCCAAGCTGGAGTTCCGGTGGATTCTCTAAAAAAATAGTTCTCTGTTGTTCAGCTCTCACAAATTCAGAGAGGGTAAGTAAGCTTCTTGTATTTAATTCAGTCGTTCAAGCTTAATATCTCGTAAATGTGTAAAATCTAAATAATCCTTTGTGGGTTGGTACTGCAGGAAACAGTTTCTGAATTTGAGAGAATTTCTGGAATTACAGTTTCAAAGAAGTGGGAATCAAATGTTACTCATGTTATTGCATCAGCAGATGAAAGTGGAGCATGCAGAAGAACCCTCAAAGTTTTGATGGGTATTTTGGATGGGAAGTGGATACTAAGTATGAAATGTAAGTACTAAATCTTTTATTACACATTTCTAATGTGTATTTAGACTCTAACTTAAAAGAGGATTAAAGCTTGGTATGTATAATCTATCCTGTGTAAAATTGCTGCTCATAACCTTTTATTTTGTTTCAATTGTCTCGGCCTGAATAGGGATCAAGGCATGCATGGAAGCAATGAAACTAGTTGATGAAGAGTGTTTTGAAATCAATGTTGACAGTCATGGAATCCAGGATGGCCCTCGACTTGGAAGAATAAGGGTCCAGAAGAAGGTTGGTTCCCCATTACCTtcacaaaataatttatttaccCCAGCTAATCACTTTTTGATTTCTTTTAAAAGCGCCTAGCCTAACAACTTCATTAATGTTTGAACCATTTTGTTTTTAATACTGAATGCATTTTTCTGTTAGTTTGACTTTTCCAGTTAGTACTAAAATTCTAATGATTTCCATTTATcatttgttttcctttgccactCATTTTTCTCCCCTGGTGTGCTTTTCAAGCTAACCCCAAGTCAGCCCATTGCATTATCATGTATTTGTATCATCACAATCAAATTTGACAACTCTGTCGTTTATGGATGAACTCTTGTTGCAGCAACCGAAGCTGTTTGATGGATTTCAGTTTTATTTTATGGGAGAATTTGAATCTTCATATAAAGGCTATCTACAAGATCTCATAACTGCTGCTGGAGGAACTATTCTGCATAGAAAACCTGTTTCAGCTCCCCATAATGAGACGCTGTCCAGTTCTTCTGAAAGCCAAACGTATGTTATTTACAGCCTTGAGCTACCTAACCATTCTGATTCCACCAAGAGGGATGAGGCAATTAACCATAGGAGGTACAATGCAGAGGTTCTAGCAAGTTCATCTGAAGCCAAGGTAGTAAGCAATTCATGGGTTTTGAACTCCATTGCTGCTTCCAAGTTACAAAGTTTCTAAATAAAATGCTTGTTTTATAAACACAAGCCTTGTACATCATTTAGGCCATCTTTTAAATAAGCTTTAGAAACTTTTTCTCATAGTTATGTAGTAAATATAGGATATTTTGCgaatatgttattattattattattactttttctTTCAAAGGAATGTTTATCATGGTAAATGTTATCATTAATTTTTTGGCATATCCAAATGATTTTAAAGAAAACTATAGATATGAGGATATAAAGAAAAAGGTCAAAACATAATTTTCTATACAGCACTTTCAAGAGCAATTACTTTGCTCAACTTTTAATTATAATATCTTGCTTTCAAAGAAAAGAATGGACAAATGAGGAGTAGATGGGAATTATACAACAGTGTGGGGCCAGGGGAGAGAAGTGGGGTCGTGTCTAAACCTGAAAAAAGTCAAATTGCACAGAAACAACCAACGTACAAAAAGTTTACTTTATCCTTTTTGACACATCATAACCTATTCTCTTTGGCCTTTTCTCAAAATTCCAAGGATGTTGGGAAATTTTGAGTACCCTAAAAATCTACACGAAAAGAGGACCAAAATGTGGTCAGACACTCAGACCAGATAGGCCTATTCTAGGAGAGCAATGTCTATAGCATTTTTGCCTGGCATTTTCCTTTTTCCACTATGTCACTCAaattttaatgtatttttttttgcaCAATGATGTGCTCTATTTTCATATAATGATTGTTAAAATTGATGTCACACCCTCTTGTCTAAATCTCACAAGTAAATTTTGAGTGACTTCCAATCACTCCAAAACAGAACCCTTACTGACTTTGGTCTCA
It encodes the following:
- the LOC133800770 gene encoding protein BREAST CANCER SUSCEPTIBILITY 1 homolog isoform X1, translating into MMADPNHLERMGRELKCPICLSLLNAAATLNCNHVFCNSCIVKSMKSDSNCPVCKVPYRRREIRPVPHMDNLVSIYKSMEVASGMNIFITQNASASKSSGGKQLVDDCNIQNRHDSDQICIGKQDTFKEQGSIGKCNSDLKVFDSGHAKLSFPAKKRIQVPHSQPEGVDKLSEKSSKIIGKKPIVDEKGLNLSPFFWLRDEENLSQQTCTDSFINMSHPAVPAFSDIKDSDDEKSFKLTPERGESGKSYNVADMFDSEMFEWTQRACSPELCTSPFKTQRMQVAETDDLVVQGEGLKEVPKGKKRGKVVPARTEDDICTNELNDSSLPGTNYASDQAGCQSSKKRGRKEKKAVGATCPQKNAKEVGISVDSNEKGQEMLNAYKMQVADELVVQAEDLKVLQGKTRGKKVLARKQDNGCTNEFCDTSLPGTTNANDQAGCQSSKKRGRKVKKEVGATCPEKNAKEALGISDDSNEKGQERLNTFKRAKKILAASDGAETLDEGNKDTRTELPISLGKKKRCKDLTSKKPGSNCDKIHVQNQIQHPVRLKKQRLGSMQNDSEEASTVKNQTTEDAIANLSALLVPLANKIKPSESMNEPSKLSSKANSSDHGLRNKRKLKVSFIGDSTGEIADDIPKKLDVGSLTDPSKVKKLSLTDDKVLQRCQNIPSKIQCAFCLSSEESEASGEMVHYYNGRPVAADYNGGSKVIHSHRSCTEWAPNVYFEDDVAINLEAELTRSRRIKCSCCGTKGAALGCYEKCCRKSFHVTCAKLMPQCRWDMVNFVMLCPLHPDSNFHSESSESQARKRTCDPRKSSTAQHNKVKHDLGTSPRSSVQHNKIAVKHDLVTSPSWSSGGFSKKIVLCCSALTNSERETVSEFERISGITVSKKWESNVTHVIASADESGACRRTLKVLMGILDGKWILSMKWIKACMEAMKLVDEECFEINVDSHGIQDGPRLGRIRVQKKQPKLFDGFQFYFMGEFESSYKGYLQDLITAAGGTILHRKPVSAPHNETLSSSSESQTYVIYSLELPNHSDSTKRDEAINHRRYNAEVLASSSEAKVVSNSWVLNSIAASKLQSF
- the LOC133800770 gene encoding protein BREAST CANCER SUSCEPTIBILITY 1 homolog isoform X2, with protein sequence MMADPNHLERMGRELKCPICLSLLNAAATLNCNHVFCNSCIVKSMKSDSNCPVCKVPYRRREIRPVPHMDNLVSIYKSMEVASGMNIFITQNASASKSSGGKQLVDDCNIQNRHDSDQICIGKQDTFKEQGSIGKCNSDLKVFDSGHAKLSFPAKKRIQVPHSQPEGVDKLSEKSSKIIGKKPIVDEKGLNLSPFFWLRDEENLSQQTCTDSFINMSHPAVPAFSDIKDSDDEKSFKLTPERGESGKSYNVADMFDSEMFEWTQRACSPELCTSPFKTQVAETDDLVVQGEGLKEVPKGKKRGKVVPARTEDDICTNELNDSSLPGTNYASDQAGCQSSKKRGRKEKKAVGATCPQKNAKEVGISVDSNEKGQEMLNAYKMQVADELVVQAEDLKVLQGKTRGKKVLARKQDNGCTNEFCDTSLPGTTNANDQAGCQSSKKRGRKVKKEVGATCPEKNAKEALGISDDSNEKGQERLNTFKRAKKILAASDGAETLDEGNKDTRTELPISLGKKKRCKDLTSKKPGSNCDKIHVQNQIQHPVRLKKQRLGSMQNDSEEASTVKNQTTEDAIANLSALLVPLANKIKPSESMNEPSKLSSKANSSDHGLRNKRKLKVSFIGDSTGEIADDIPKKLDVGSLTDPSKVKKLSLTDDKVLQRCQNIPSKIQCAFCLSSEESEASGEMVHYYNGRPVAADYNGGSKVIHSHRSCTEWAPNVYFEDDVAINLEAELTRSRRIKCSCCGTKGAALGCYEKCCRKSFHVTCAKLMPQCRWDMVNFVMLCPLHPDSNFHSESSESQARKRTCDPRKSSTAQHNKVKHDLGTSPRSSVQHNKIAVKHDLVTSPSWSSGGFSKKIVLCCSALTNSERETVSEFERISGITVSKKWESNVTHVIASADESGACRRTLKVLMGILDGKWILSMKWIKACMEAMKLVDEECFEINVDSHGIQDGPRLGRIRVQKKQPKLFDGFQFYFMGEFESSYKGYLQDLITAAGGTILHRKPVSAPHNETLSSSSESQTYVIYSLELPNHSDSTKRDEAINHRRYNAEVLASSSEAKVVSNSWVLNSIAASKLQSF